A part of Melittangium boletus DSM 14713 genomic DNA contains:
- a CDS encoding M16 family metallopeptidase: protein MRHRFIPLLLLLLGVALPVAAAEQAASPFFPYPMKVDRLPNGLTVIRVPFNSPGLVAYQTVVRVGSRNEVEPGRTGFAHFFEHMMFKGTKNHPEGEREKVIATYGFDDNAFTTDDITVYYSYGPTAGLLKLVEIEADRFRHLEYSEPAFQTEALAVLGEYHKNAAQPGLKMEEELARTAFTQHTYGHTTLGYYDDIKAMPQAYAYSRTFFERWYTPDNVLLVIVGDFDDDALMKAVNEHYGPWASKSATVTVPAEPSQTKERSVHIDWPQSTQPRLVYAWHSPAAKLDTANAAIQAVLADYLVGPTSPLYKELVLDKQVAQEIGSDFSLHRDPHLFSLVAVLQDEAGRAPARTAFNAAVKELVTGKVDAARVEAIKSNTRYGLLMQLETAKSVASQLAWYAGIYGSPDALARHSQKVSEVKPSDLVAFARRYLTAANRTVLSLTPAPAGGQK from the coding sequence ATGCGACATCGCTTCATCCCCCTCCTGCTCCTCCTCTTGGGAGTGGCCCTCCCCGTGGCCGCCGCCGAGCAGGCCGCCTCCCCCTTCTTCCCCTACCCCATGAAGGTCGACCGGCTGCCCAACGGGCTCACGGTCATCCGGGTTCCCTTCAACTCGCCGGGCCTCGTCGCCTACCAGACCGTGGTCCGCGTGGGCTCGCGCAACGAGGTGGAGCCAGGCCGCACGGGCTTCGCTCACTTCTTCGAGCACATGATGTTCAAGGGCACGAAGAACCACCCCGAGGGCGAGCGCGAGAAGGTCATCGCCACCTACGGCTTCGACGACAACGCCTTCACCACCGACGACATCACCGTCTACTACTCGTATGGCCCCACCGCCGGGCTGCTCAAGCTGGTGGAGATCGAGGCCGACCGCTTCCGCCACCTCGAATACTCGGAGCCGGCCTTCCAGACGGAAGCGCTCGCCGTGCTGGGCGAGTACCACAAGAACGCGGCCCAGCCGGGCCTCAAGATGGAGGAGGAACTGGCCCGCACCGCCTTCACGCAGCACACCTACGGGCACACCACCCTCGGCTACTACGACGACATCAAGGCCATGCCCCAGGCCTATGCCTACAGCCGGACCTTCTTCGAGCGCTGGTACACCCCGGACAATGTCCTGCTCGTCATCGTCGGCGACTTCGATGACGACGCGCTGATGAAGGCCGTGAACGAGCACTACGGCCCGTGGGCGAGCAAGAGCGCCACCGTCACCGTGCCCGCCGAGCCCTCCCAGACGAAGGAGCGCTCCGTCCACATCGACTGGCCCCAGAGCACCCAGCCCCGCCTCGTGTACGCGTGGCACTCCCCGGCGGCGAAGCTCGACACCGCCAATGCCGCGATCCAGGCCGTACTCGCCGACTACCTCGTGGGCCCCACGAGCCCCCTCTACAAGGAACTCGTGCTGGACAAGCAGGTCGCCCAGGAGATCGGCAGTGACTTCTCGCTCCACCGGGATCCGCACCTCTTCAGCCTCGTGGCCGTCCTCCAGGACGAGGCCGGCCGGGCCCCCGCGCGCACCGCCTTCAACGCCGCGGTGAAGGAACTCGTCACCGGGAAGGTGGACGCGGCCCGTGTCGAGGCCATCAAGAGCAACACCCGCTACGGGCTGCTCATGCAGTTGGAGACCGCCAAGTCCGTGGCCTCCCAGCTCGCCTGGTACGCCGGCATCTACGGCTCGCCCGACGCGCTCGCCCGCCACTCCCAGAAGGTCTCCGAGGTGAAGCCCTCGGATCTCGTCGCCTTCGCCCGCCGCTATCTCACCGCCGCCAACCGCACCGTGCTCTCCCTCACGCCCGCCCCGGCCGGAGGTCAGAAGTAA
- a CDS encoding RNA methyltransferase — MLAAANLTVVLHQTRSPDNLGAVARVMANFGFPRLILSEPATYAFRGAERMAVKGEAVLEAMSVARNLPEALQDCVYAVGTTSRTQIEGRTALTPEEAVARLAEQSQRGRVALVLGGEQRGLSNEELAFCSDLLVIPTSDVQPSMNLAQAAAVLLYLCSREGRGPAEAARELQGEPGARMGTVNALGERMRQVLLEAQFLNPQAPEHVLRELERSLLRAELTQREAELWLTAFKHVGRVMRGGARDAPSEEASPRGPNRGV; from the coding sequence ATGCTTGCGGCAGCGAACCTCACCGTTGTCCTTCATCAGACGCGATCACCCGACAACCTGGGGGCCGTGGCGCGGGTGATGGCCAATTTCGGCTTTCCTCGGCTCATCCTCTCCGAGCCCGCCACCTATGCCTTCCGAGGCGCCGAGCGCATGGCCGTCAAGGGGGAGGCCGTCCTGGAGGCCATGTCCGTGGCACGCAACCTGCCCGAAGCCCTCCAGGACTGTGTGTACGCGGTTGGCACCACGTCTCGCACCCAGATCGAGGGCCGTACGGCGCTCACTCCGGAAGAGGCGGTGGCGCGCCTGGCGGAGCAGAGCCAACGGGGGCGGGTGGCCCTGGTGTTGGGAGGGGAGCAGCGGGGGCTGTCCAACGAGGAGCTGGCGTTCTGCTCGGATCTGCTCGTCATCCCCACGAGTGATGTGCAGCCGTCCATGAACCTGGCGCAGGCGGCGGCGGTGCTGCTCTACCTGTGCTCGAGGGAGGGCCGGGGGCCCGCGGAGGCGGCGCGTGAGCTCCAGGGAGAGCCTGGGGCGCGCATGGGGACCGTGAACGCGTTGGGCGAGCGGATGCGGCAGGTGCTGCTGGAGGCGCAGTTTCTCAACCCGCAGGCGCCGGAGCACGTGCTGCGCGAGCTGGAGCGGAGCCTGCTACGAGCGGAGCTGACCCAGCGCGAGGCGGAGCTGTGGCTCACGGCCTTCAAGCACGTGGGGCGGGTGATGCGAGGCGGGGCCAGGGACGCTCCCAGCGAGGAAGCGTCCCCGAGAGGCCCCAACCGGGGCGTCTAG
- a CDS encoding vegetative protein, which translates to MAEAQKTTLKSWPRLAKGNGKKACSVEGCKRPYRAKSYCFFHYKKWRQGDLPHSRYRTCSKAECRAKTDKGGLCTKHYDETYKKAAA; encoded by the coding sequence ATGGCTGAAGCACAGAAGACGACCCTGAAGAGCTGGCCGCGCCTGGCCAAGGGCAACGGCAAGAAGGCCTGTAGCGTCGAGGGCTGCAAGCGTCCCTACCGCGCCAAGAGCTACTGCTTCTTCCACTACAAGAAGTGGCGCCAGGGTGACCTGCCCCACTCGCGCTACCGCACCTGCTCCAAGGCGGAGTGCCGCGCGAAGACGGACAAGGGCGGCCTGTGCACGAAGCACTACGACGAGACCTACAAGAAGGCCGCGGCCTAG
- a CDS encoding M16 family metallopeptidase → MRSLRSSSLALLAVLSLGGCATTSRTEAPPPAPPPPPAPAQVQAPEPPAPPTTVPAVPLQKPAPARLIVQANPANPIVSFRLVFHSGSVDDPRGKEGITSLAATLLSEGGTQKLSSAQLLQTLFPMAAELGSFTDKEFTVFEGRVHKDFLSPFLELFTDVLLHPRWSPQEFERLRARALSDVRNGLRSEDDETLGKVALDALVFQGHPYAHFVGGTEKGLESLTLEDVKAHAARVFTQDRLVIGLAGAVDEALQRDVVSRLSALPATGAPRVELPPVPTQGGRAVVVQKPTLSTAVSLGYATPLRRGDPDFFPVAFALSYLGEHRQLAGVLFNELREKRGLNYGDYAYAEHFIQQPGTTYNRTNVARTQQDISLWIRPVVPANGLFATRGAVYFLDRLVKQGIPAEQFELSRNFLLGYTRLWEQTDQRRLGYAIDALFYGTPDYLEQYRAALAKMTPESVHAAVKRQLRPEALNFAFVTQDAEGLVKQIQDSAPSTITYASPKSPALLEEDKTIGAKPLPLHPDALQVVPARVFMEK, encoded by the coding sequence ATGCGCTCGCTTCGCTCTTCCTCACTCGCCCTCCTCGCCGTGCTGAGCCTCGGCGGCTGCGCCACCACGTCCCGGACCGAGGCGCCTCCTCCCGCCCCGCCTCCGCCTCCCGCGCCCGCACAGGTCCAGGCCCCCGAGCCCCCAGCGCCGCCCACGACCGTGCCCGCGGTGCCCCTCCAGAAGCCCGCGCCCGCCCGGCTCATCGTCCAGGCCAACCCCGCCAACCCCATCGTCAGCTTCCGGCTCGTCTTCCACTCGGGCTCGGTGGATGACCCCCGGGGCAAGGAGGGCATCACCTCGCTCGCGGCCACCCTGCTGTCCGAGGGCGGCACGCAGAAGCTCTCCTCCGCCCAGTTGCTCCAGACGCTCTTCCCCATGGCGGCCGAGCTGGGCTCCTTCACGGACAAGGAGTTCACCGTCTTCGAGGGCCGCGTCCACAAGGACTTCCTCTCCCCCTTCCTGGAGCTGTTCACCGACGTGCTGCTGCACCCGCGCTGGTCGCCCCAGGAGTTCGAGCGGCTGCGCGCCCGGGCCTTGAGCGACGTCCGCAACGGGCTGCGCAGCGAGGACGATGAGACGCTCGGCAAGGTGGCGCTCGACGCGCTCGTGTTCCAGGGCCACCCCTATGCCCACTTCGTGGGCGGCACCGAGAAGGGGCTCGAGTCCCTCACCCTGGAGGACGTGAAGGCGCACGCCGCGCGGGTCTTCACCCAGGATCGGCTCGTCATCGGACTGGCCGGCGCCGTGGACGAAGCGCTCCAGCGCGACGTCGTCTCCCGCCTGTCCGCGCTGCCCGCCACCGGCGCTCCGCGGGTGGAGCTGCCTCCCGTGCCCACCCAGGGGGGACGCGCCGTGGTGGTCCAGAAGCCCACGCTCTCCACGGCCGTGTCGCTCGGCTACGCCACGCCGCTGCGCCGGGGGGATCCGGACTTCTTCCCGGTGGCCTTCGCCCTGTCGTACCTCGGCGAGCACCGCCAGTTGGCCGGCGTCCTCTTCAACGAGCTGCGCGAGAAGCGCGGGCTCAACTACGGGGACTACGCCTACGCCGAGCACTTCATCCAGCAGCCCGGCACCACCTACAACCGCACCAACGTGGCGCGCACCCAGCAGGACATCTCGCTGTGGATCCGCCCCGTGGTGCCCGCCAACGGGCTGTTCGCCACGCGCGGCGCCGTGTACTTCCTCGACCGGCTGGTGAAGCAGGGCATCCCCGCGGAGCAGTTCGAGCTCAGCCGCAACTTCCTGCTCGGCTACACGCGCCTGTGGGAACAAACGGACCAGCGGCGGCTCGGCTACGCCATCGACGCGCTGTTCTACGGTACGCCGGACTACCTGGAGCAGTACCGTGCCGCGCTCGCGAAGATGACGCCCGAGTCCGTGCACGCCGCCGTGAAGCGGCAACTGCGCCCCGAGGCCCTCAACTTCGCCTTCGTCACCCAGGACGCCGAGGGGCTCGTGAAGCAGATTCAGGACTCCGCCCCCTCGACCATCACCTACGCCTCCCCCAAGAGTCCCGCGCTCCTGGAGGAGGACAAGACCATTGGCGCCAAGCCCCTGCCCCTCCACCCCGACGCCCTCCAGGTCGTGCCCGCACGCGTCTTCATGGAGAAGTAG
- a CDS encoding TlpA family protein disulfide reductase produces MTEPLKSDAGQPPARHGWSKVVLVVTALLGLAGLSYLGVQQALRARLASDGTAAPTVKMQRYENGTLSLADLQGKVVMLDFWATWCAPCQAEMPSLVKLAKEYEDKGLVFVAASRDDMPDAPLFVQEFVQSRLPELAPYVVFAPDELAAIFQVTALPTLYFLDRQGRVVDAQRGMLSEAALRQRIERALKN; encoded by the coding sequence ATGACGGAGCCGCTGAAGTCGGACGCCGGGCAGCCGCCGGCGCGCCATGGGTGGAGCAAGGTGGTGTTGGTGGTGACGGCCCTGCTGGGTCTGGCGGGGCTGTCGTACCTGGGCGTTCAGCAGGCGCTGCGGGCGCGGCTGGCGTCCGACGGGACGGCGGCGCCCACGGTGAAGATGCAGCGCTACGAGAACGGCACGCTGTCGCTCGCGGATCTCCAGGGCAAGGTGGTGATGCTGGACTTCTGGGCGACGTGGTGCGCTCCGTGTCAGGCGGAGATGCCCTCCCTGGTGAAGCTGGCCAAGGAGTACGAGGACAAGGGGCTCGTGTTCGTGGCCGCCAGCCGGGATGACATGCCCGACGCGCCGCTCTTCGTGCAGGAGTTCGTCCAGAGCCGCCTGCCGGAACTGGCGCCCTACGTGGTGTTCGCGCCGGACGAACTCGCGGCCATCTTCCAGGTGACGGCCTTGCCGACGCTCTACTTCCTCGACCGGCAGGGCCGCGTGGTGGATGCGCAACGCGGCATGCTGTCGGAGGCGGCGCTGCGCCAGCGCATCGAACGCGCCCTCAAGAACTGA
- a CDS encoding CFI-box-CTERM domain-containing protein, giving the protein MQPEDFFQAAQARAQTLSFPRAQEAREQLRAQALALFARIPEPPVYHRAGDPARQAAEALLPEVEKVLALGLAVEREAGSWEAGEKLIAALKGHGEALCHTVAGRLMQAEEAWRRAMDLERLAHPLRAFGTRTRGSEPVFDRQTGTSRFDPREEPVAQVKLVCPNTGCKRVNDFGYVPGPGTRPYVCPACRTPFLAYFGELRGLEIEHKSSSRRFLFTVAEIRSSGVSRVEFEEASGEEFPVARGDLLVFLYTEARELKAVVNQTNNRLMWISPASSCFVVTAAFGEGAPELVAFRAFRDEVLRHHAWGRGFIRVYYRHGPRLARWVVSRPRVRRQVRRVLTRVHGVLRTTRGTHT; this is encoded by the coding sequence TTGCAGCCCGAAGACTTCTTCCAGGCCGCCCAAGCACGGGCGCAGACTCTTTCGTTTCCGCGCGCGCAGGAGGCGCGTGAGCAGCTGCGCGCGCAGGCGCTGGCGCTGTTCGCCCGGATTCCAGAGCCTCCGGTGTACCACCGGGCGGGAGATCCCGCGCGCCAGGCAGCCGAGGCGCTCCTGCCGGAAGTGGAGAAGGTGTTGGCGCTGGGCCTGGCGGTGGAGCGCGAGGCGGGCTCCTGGGAGGCCGGGGAGAAGCTGATCGCCGCGCTCAAGGGGCATGGCGAAGCGCTGTGTCACACGGTGGCCGGGCGGCTCATGCAGGCGGAGGAGGCCTGGCGGCGGGCGATGGACCTGGAGCGCCTGGCGCATCCCCTGCGCGCGTTCGGGACCCGGACGCGGGGGAGCGAGCCGGTGTTCGATCGCCAGACGGGGACTTCTCGGTTCGATCCCCGCGAGGAGCCGGTGGCGCAGGTGAAGCTCGTGTGCCCCAACACGGGCTGCAAGCGCGTCAACGACTTCGGCTATGTGCCGGGGCCGGGAACCCGTCCCTATGTGTGTCCGGCCTGCCGGACGCCCTTCCTGGCGTATTTCGGCGAGCTGCGCGGGCTGGAGATCGAACACAAGAGCAGCTCCCGGCGCTTCTTGTTCACGGTGGCCGAGATCCGCAGCTCGGGCGTCTCACGCGTCGAGTTCGAGGAGGCGAGCGGCGAGGAGTTTCCGGTGGCGCGAGGCGACCTGCTGGTCTTCCTGTACACCGAGGCTCGCGAGCTCAAGGCGGTGGTGAACCAGACGAACAACCGGCTGATGTGGATTTCGCCGGCCAGCTCGTGCTTCGTGGTGACGGCGGCCTTCGGAGAGGGCGCGCCGGAGTTGGTGGCGTTCCGGGCGTTCCGGGACGAGGTGTTGCGCCACCATGCCTGGGGGCGGGGTTTCATCCGCGTCTATTACCGGCATGGGCCCAGGCTGGCGCGTTGGGTGGTGAGCCGGCCACGGGTGAGGCGGCAGGTGCGGCGCGTGCTCACGCGGGTGCACGGGGTGTTGCGGACGACGAGAGGTACACACACATGA
- a CDS encoding OmpA family protein, with protein sequence MPGFPGPSARERSLRRTAIQLAVVFLLVTGASARAQQDPFARGFDAVPLKATPAQKSGIALEGASPEYTDSFRAALLFDYNHGVLALRLGDEKLGNLLPYRLDAHALFAWQLHRRLEIAADVPFTLVQGDGFQLLRDALNAPDFPGAAGVSRWGFGDVRLQPRFFLLLPEDFPVGLALTTEVRLPTGDGQSFLGERGVLVAPRLAVERAFGPVRLLGNLGLRLRPRPAQYLNLYVGNEVTFGAGAIVDLPDVGRLTDVQALLEMHLATPASAPFNFRQADSLKTPWEVLGGVRARVYGPWGVELDVGRGVTLGSGYGREDVRVLFSVRYEAPFIDSDGDGVPDSQDKCPNEPEDKDGFQDDDGCPEPDNDGDGISDGQDLCPNVAGDAAHGGCLDSDNDGVHDGLDQCPTKPGPKMYDGCPDSDGDEVPDNVDKCPDESGPPENDGCPIDNPPFVVIESDRIRIKGNILFETGSATIQKQSLKLLDEVATVLDRNPALGPVLIEGHTDDIGSDTLNLNLSQRRAQSVMDYLVSKGIASSRLRAKGFGELKPIATNTTALGRAKNRRVEFRLIKAEVETAPRIVPQKSEAGGKTDSGAK encoded by the coding sequence ATGCCCGGATTTCCGGGCCCTTCTGCCCGGGAGCGGTCCTTGCGACGCACGGCCATTCAACTCGCGGTGGTGTTTCTCCTGGTGACGGGTGCCTCGGCACGAGCCCAGCAGGATCCCTTCGCACGCGGCTTCGACGCCGTCCCCCTCAAGGCCACACCCGCCCAGAAGAGCGGCATCGCCCTGGAAGGCGCCTCGCCCGAGTACACCGACAGTTTCCGGGCCGCTCTCCTCTTCGACTACAACCACGGCGTGCTCGCCCTGCGCCTGGGGGACGAGAAGCTCGGCAACCTGCTGCCCTATCGGCTCGATGCCCACGCGCTCTTCGCCTGGCAGTTGCACCGCCGGTTGGAGATCGCCGCGGACGTGCCCTTCACGCTCGTGCAGGGCGATGGCTTCCAGTTGCTGCGCGATGCCCTCAATGCCCCGGACTTCCCGGGCGCCGCCGGGGTGAGCCGGTGGGGCTTCGGCGACGTGCGACTGCAGCCGCGCTTCTTCCTGCTGCTGCCCGAGGACTTTCCCGTGGGGCTCGCCCTCACCACCGAGGTGCGGCTGCCCACCGGTGATGGCCAGAGCTTCCTCGGGGAGCGCGGCGTGCTCGTGGCGCCGAGGCTCGCGGTGGAGCGCGCCTTCGGCCCGGTGCGGCTGCTCGGCAACCTGGGCCTGCGCCTGCGCCCGCGTCCCGCCCAGTACCTCAACCTCTACGTGGGCAACGAGGTGACGTTCGGCGCCGGTGCCATCGTGGACCTGCCCGACGTGGGCCGCCTCACCGACGTGCAGGCACTGCTCGAGATGCATCTGGCCACCCCCGCCTCCGCCCCCTTCAACTTCCGCCAGGCCGACTCGCTCAAGACGCCCTGGGAAGTGCTCGGCGGCGTTCGGGCCCGCGTCTACGGCCCCTGGGGCGTGGAGCTGGACGTGGGCCGAGGCGTGACGCTCGGCAGCGGCTACGGGCGCGAGGACGTACGCGTCCTCTTCTCCGTGCGCTACGAGGCGCCCTTCATCGACTCGGATGGAGATGGCGTGCCCGACTCGCAAGACAAGTGCCCCAACGAGCCCGAGGACAAGGACGGCTTCCAGGACGACGACGGCTGCCCGGAACCCGACAACGATGGAGACGGCATCAGCGACGGCCAGGACCTGTGTCCCAACGTCGCCGGGGACGCGGCCCACGGGGGCTGCCTGGACTCGGACAACGACGGCGTGCACGACGGCCTGGACCAGTGCCCCACCAAGCCCGGCCCCAAGATGTACGACGGCTGCCCGGACTCGGATGGCGACGAGGTGCCCGACAACGTGGACAAGTGCCCCGACGAGTCCGGCCCCCCCGAGAACGATGGCTGCCCCATCGACAACCCGCCGTTCGTGGTCATCGAGTCGGACCGCATCCGCATCAAGGGCAACATCCTCTTCGAGACGGGCTCGGCCACCATCCAGAAGCAGTCCCTCAAGCTGCTCGACGAAGTGGCCACGGTGCTCGACCGCAACCCCGCGCTCGGACCCGTGCTCATCGAGGGCCACACCGATGACATCGGCTCGGACACCCTCAACCTGAACCTCTCCCAGCGGCGCGCTCAGTCCGTCATGGACTACCTCGTGTCCAAGGGGATCGCCTCCTCGCGCCTGCGCGCCAAGGGCTTCGGTGAGCTCAAGCCCATCGCCACCAACACCACCGCGCTCGGACGGGCGAAGAACCGCCGCGTCGAGTTCCGCCTCATCAAGGCCGAGGTGGAAACCGCCCCGCGGATCGTCCCCCAGAAGTCCGAGGCGGGGGGAAAGACCGACTCCGGAGCGAAGTAG
- a CDS encoding S1C family serine protease, whose protein sequence is MVGGWWWKGVALATLLGAPAWGAPPERASKLWEDAKQRTVRAERSVLSQVATAAMPAVVSITTRQPSTTPGTEGETQKGIGSGLIIHPDGYILTSAHVIEGAEEITISVLSGRGYPEEYEAELVGEDSRTDFALLRIHAPHKLPVLRLSSASRVDVGEWVVVIGNPFGLTHSVTAGVVSAKGRTDVTPNGRDGDFDYMQVDASINPGNSGGPVLDLNGEVVAIANAVNVAGQGIGFAIPVDIAKAVLPHLRKYGRVRRGWMGVSVQDCTPDVMEAYGLVSPKGVVVSEVQDGGPASRAGLQVGDVIEGLDAAQIQRAHNLRWQVAARGVGGNVTLRVRRGEHPLRMRVRLEDQPGDTHPASARVAEPSPPVRPDERAGMGGSGPGEEASKVEPVPKAPSP, encoded by the coding sequence ATGGTGGGTGGATGGTGGTGGAAGGGTGTCGCGCTGGCAACGCTGCTCGGTGCACCAGCCTGGGGAGCACCACCCGAGCGGGCGAGCAAGCTGTGGGAGGACGCCAAACAGCGCACCGTCCGGGCCGAGCGCTCCGTGCTGAGCCAGGTGGCCACGGCCGCCATGCCCGCGGTGGTGTCCATCACCACACGACAGCCGAGCACCACGCCCGGCACGGAGGGCGAGACGCAGAAGGGCATCGGCTCGGGCCTCATCATCCACCCGGACGGCTACATCCTCACGAGCGCCCATGTCATCGAGGGGGCCGAGGAAATCACCATCTCGGTGCTCTCCGGGCGCGGCTATCCCGAGGAGTACGAGGCGGAGCTCGTGGGAGAGGACTCGCGCACGGACTTCGCGCTGCTGCGCATCCACGCCCCCCACAAGCTGCCGGTGCTCAGGCTGTCGTCGGCCTCGCGGGTCGACGTGGGCGAATGGGTGGTGGTCATCGGCAACCCCTTCGGCCTGACGCACTCGGTGACCGCGGGCGTGGTGAGCGCCAAGGGCCGCACGGACGTGACACCCAACGGGCGCGACGGTGATTTCGACTACATGCAGGTGGACGCCTCCATCAACCCGGGCAACTCGGGGGGGCCGGTGCTGGATCTGAACGGCGAGGTGGTGGCGATCGCCAACGCCGTCAATGTCGCGGGCCAGGGCATCGGCTTCGCCATTCCGGTGGACATCGCCAAGGCGGTGCTGCCGCACCTGCGGAAGTATGGACGCGTGCGCCGGGGGTGGATGGGCGTCTCCGTTCAGGACTGCACCCCGGACGTGATGGAGGCCTACGGGCTCGTGAGCCCCAAGGGCGTGGTGGTGTCGGAGGTGCAGGATGGAGGACCCGCCTCGCGCGCGGGGCTGCAGGTGGGAGACGTCATCGAGGGCCTGGATGCCGCCCAGATCCAGCGCGCCCACAACCTGCGCTGGCAGGTGGCGGCCCGAGGCGTGGGCGGCAACGTGACGCTGCGCGTGCGGCGGGGCGAACATCCCCTGCGCATGCGGGTGCGGCTCGAGGACCAGCCCGGCGACACGCACCCGGCGTCAGCCAGGGTCGCCGAGCCCTCTCCCCCCGTGCGGCCAGACGAGCGGGCGGGCATGGGCGGCAGCGGCCCCGGAGAGGAGGCTTCGAAGGTGGAGCCCGTGCCCAAGGCCCCCTCGCCCTGA